Proteins co-encoded in one Deltaproteobacteria bacterium genomic window:
- a CDS encoding FAD-dependent oxidoreductase, with protein MATEANPKVGAVMIIGGGIAGMQAALDTANAGYKVYLVEQDISLGGVMAQLDKTFPTNDCSTCMLSPRLIEVAMHPDIEIMTQTEVQALEGEPGNFTVTVRQTPRYIDVDKCSACGACADVCPVELPSIFDEGLGTRHAAYRHFPQAIPSAFAIEKLDRPPCVAACPAKLNVEGYVQLIKVGKYAEAVQLIMERLPLPSVLGRICPHPCEYRCRRKELDEPIAICHLKRFAGDRVDILNLPLPEIPRKNQRVAVIGSGPAGLSCAYHLALRGYEVTVFEALPVTGGMLRVGVPDFRLPKKVLETEINNITRYGVEIKTNAALGRDFTLEDLQHRHYEAVFLGLGCHLGRSLGIPGEDAQGVIQGVDFLRQLNLGKNPKVGKNLAVIGGGNVAFDVARSARRLGAESVTIIYRRSQEEMPALGEEIEGAICEGINIRYLEAPERVLVENGQVAGLACIRMELGPPDSSGRRRPIPIAGSEFVLNVDMIIPAIGQMADLSYLENIGLKTTRFGTLELDPVTYQTSMPGVFAAGDVHTGPWVAIGAIAGGMEAAESIDRYLQGVDLAAGRGPGEAAQAMQKWVEIPLDEEKRDRERMPFLAADVSCSTFEEVARGYTEAQAQAEAARCLKCGVCAECMLCVQACQAGAIDHFMQPQTLRLKVGALIVSPGFRPFNAREKVEYGYGRYPNVITSLEFERLLSATGPTEGHVERPSDGRPPKKVAWIQCVGSRDASIGREYCSFVCCMYATKQAVIAKEHDPEVGATIFFIDMRAQGKGFDRYYERARDQLGVRFIRSMVSRVAEIPKSKNLLISYVDAAGEFQTEEFDLVVLSVGLAPHPAAVKLGEKLGFDTNRWGFVENPPLEMVSTTREGIFTCGVFQSPKDIPETVTQASAAAAAAGALLAEARNTMLTVKEYPPEREVLYEDPRIGVFVCHCGINIAGVVDVAAVSEYARTLPSVVYADHYTFSCSTDSLQRMREVIAEHRLNRVVVASCSPRTHEPLFQDNLRQAGLNKYLFEMANIRDQDSWVHLAEPERATEKAKELVRMSVARAAKLEPLPELPFDVVQRALVVGGGPAGLTAALTLAEAGYDTTLVEHEKQLGRIAWKRHYTLEGFLVWPYVAKLVERVKNHSRIEVITEARLVDFSGHIGSFTTIVETKDGRREIPHGATIIATAAVEYEPEEYLYGQHPQVVTQHKFEDMLVNEPESVQATANIVMIQCVGSREPDYPYCSRVCCSYAIRNAIQVKELSPQTNVYILYRDIRTFGFKELYYQKARQLGVQFIRFDRDQKPEVLAEDEGLKVKVFDQNLRVPILLPADFVALSVAIRPNPWAEEVARVYKLPFDADRFFMEAHLKLRPLDFANSGFFLAGLAHGPKFSEERIAQGKGAAARAMAILSKQQMFVSGAVAQVDPEHCVACLSCMRVCPFRVPRFVPEDGVVTIDPASCQGCGICAATCPRKAIEVKHSRDIQCLAKIAAIAGA; from the coding sequence ATGGCAACTGAAGCAAACCCTAAGGTTGGGGCGGTGATGATCATCGGCGGCGGCATCGCCGGCATGCAGGCCGCGCTGGACACCGCCAATGCTGGCTATAAGGTCTATCTGGTGGAACAGGATATTTCGCTGGGGGGGGTCATGGCCCAGTTGGACAAGACCTTCCCCACCAATGATTGTTCCACCTGTATGCTCTCCCCCCGATTAATTGAGGTGGCCATGCACCCGGACATTGAGATCATGACTCAAACCGAGGTGCAGGCCCTGGAGGGCGAGCCCGGGAATTTCACTGTCACCGTCCGTCAGACCCCGCGTTATATTGATGTCGATAAGTGTAGTGCCTGTGGGGCCTGCGCCGATGTCTGCCCGGTGGAGCTGCCCTCAATCTTTGATGAGGGATTGGGAACCCGGCACGCTGCTTATCGGCATTTCCCTCAGGCCATTCCGTCAGCCTTTGCCATTGAAAAATTGGATCGCCCCCCTTGTGTGGCAGCCTGTCCGGCCAAGCTAAATGTCGAGGGTTATGTCCAACTTATCAAGGTCGGCAAGTACGCCGAAGCAGTGCAACTTATTATGGAGCGGCTGCCCTTACCCAGTGTATTGGGTCGTATCTGCCCCCACCCTTGTGAATACCGCTGTCGGCGCAAGGAACTGGATGAACCTATCGCCATCTGCCACTTGAAGCGGTTTGCCGGCGACCGGGTAGATATCTTAAACCTGCCCCTGCCGGAGATTCCTAGGAAAAACCAGCGGGTGGCAGTCATCGGTTCCGGCCCGGCGGGCTTATCCTGTGCTTACCACCTGGCCTTGCGGGGGTACGAGGTCACCGTTTTCGAAGCTCTGCCGGTAACAGGGGGCATGCTGCGGGTGGGAGTCCCGGATTTTCGACTCCCCAAAAAGGTATTAGAGACCGAAATCAATAACATTACTCGTTATGGCGTGGAAATCAAGACCAACGCGGCCCTGGGCCGCGACTTTACTTTGGAAGACCTTCAACACCGGCATTATGAGGCGGTTTTTCTAGGTCTTGGTTGTCATCTGGGACGCTCCCTGGGCATTCCCGGCGAAGATGCCCAGGGGGTCATCCAGGGAGTCGATTTTCTGCGTCAGCTTAATTTGGGGAAAAACCCAAAGGTGGGCAAAAACCTAGCGGTTATCGGCGGCGGCAATGTGGCCTTTGACGTGGCCCGCTCCGCCCGCCGTCTGGGGGCAGAAAGCGTTACCATCATCTATCGACGCTCGCAGGAGGAGATGCCGGCCTTAGGGGAGGAGATCGAAGGAGCCATCTGCGAGGGCATTAATATCCGCTATCTGGAGGCCCCGGAAAGGGTGCTTGTCGAAAATGGCCAGGTGGCAGGCCTGGCCTGCATTCGCATGGAACTGGGACCACCCGACAGCTCGGGCCGCCGCCGCCCCATCCCGATCGCTGGTTCCGAATTTGTCCTGAACGTCGATATGATCATTCCCGCTATCGGGCAAATGGCCGACCTCTCTTATCTGGAAAATATCGGCCTTAAAACCACCCGCTTCGGGACCCTGGAATTGGACCCGGTAACTTATCAGACCTCCATGCCCGGAGTATTTGCCGCCGGCGATGTCCATACCGGGCCCTGGGTGGCTATCGGCGCTATTGCCGGCGGTATGGAAGCAGCCGAATCCATCGACCGTTATCTGCAAGGAGTCGATCTGGCCGCGGGCCGCGGCCCTGGTGAAGCCGCCCAGGCCATGCAGAAGTGGGTAGAAATCCCGTTGGACGAGGAAAAAAGAGATCGGGAGCGCATGCCTTTCCTGGCGGCTGATGTTTCGTGCTCCACTTTTGAAGAGGTGGCCCGAGGTTATACCGAAGCCCAGGCCCAGGCCGAGGCGGCCCGCTGTCTCAAGTGTGGGGTTTGCGCCGAGTGTATGCTATGCGTGCAGGCCTGCCAGGCCGGAGCAATAGATCATTTTATGCAGCCTCAGACTTTGAGGCTAAAGGTCGGGGCGCTGATTGTCTCTCCCGGCTTTCGCCCCTTTAATGCCCGGGAAAAAGTCGAATACGGCTATGGCCGTTATCCCAATGTTATCACCTCCCTGGAATTCGAGCGTTTGCTGTCCGCTACCGGGCCCACCGAAGGCCATGTCGAGCGGCCTTCAGACGGCCGCCCTCCTAAAAAGGTGGCCTGGATTCAATGCGTCGGCTCCCGGGACGCCTCGATTGGCCGGGAATATTGCTCCTTTGTATGCTGCATGTATGCCACCAAACAGGCAGTGATTGCCAAAGAACACGATCCAGAGGTGGGGGCAACCATCTTTTTTATTGATATGCGGGCCCAGGGTAAAGGCTTTGACCGCTATTATGAGCGGGCCCGAGACCAATTAGGCGTGCGCTTTATTCGCTCCATGGTCTCCCGGGTGGCCGAAATTCCCAAAAGTAAAAATTTGCTGATATCTTATGTAGATGCCGCCGGCGAATTCCAGACCGAGGAATTCGACCTGGTGGTCCTCTCCGTCGGTCTGGCCCCTCATCCGGCCGCCGTCAAATTGGGAGAAAAGCTGGGATTTGACACTAACCGCTGGGGGTTTGTTGAGAACCCACCGTTGGAGATGGTTTCCACCACTCGGGAGGGGATCTTTACCTGCGGGGTATTCCAGTCCCCCAAGGATATTCCTGAAACCGTAACCCAGGCCTCGGCCGCGGCCGCGGCCGCCGGAGCGCTGTTAGCGGAAGCCCGCAATACCATGCTCACGGTTAAGGAATATCCGCCGGAACGCGAAGTTCTTTATGAAGACCCCCGGATCGGGGTGTTTGTTTGCCACTGCGGCATCAATATTGCGGGGGTAGTCGATGTGGCAGCCGTTTCGGAGTATGCCCGGACCCTGCCTTCGGTGGTCTATGCTGATCATTACACCTTTTCCTGTTCCACTGACTCTTTGCAGCGCATGCGGGAGGTCATCGCAGAACATCGTCTGAATCGAGTAGTAGTAGCCTCTTGCAGTCCTCGCACGCATGAGCCTCTGTTTCAGGATAACCTCCGCCAGGCCGGTCTCAATAAATATCTCTTCGAGATGGCCAATATTCGCGATCAGGACTCCTGGGTGCACCTGGCTGAACCCGAGAGGGCGACGGAAAAGGCCAAGGAACTGGTCAGGATGTCGGTAGCGCGGGCTGCCAAGCTGGAGCCCTTGCCGGAACTGCCGTTTGACGTGGTCCAGCGGGCCCTGGTAGTAGGGGGCGGGCCTGCCGGTCTGACCGCCGCCCTGACCCTGGCCGAGGCCGGGTATGATACGACCCTGGTGGAACACGAGAAACAATTAGGCAGAATCGCTTGGAAGCGGCATTATACCCTGGAGGGCTTCCTGGTCTGGCCGTATGTGGCAAAGCTGGTGGAGCGGGTGAAAAATCATAGCCGCATCGAGGTTATCACCGAGGCCCGGCTTGTCGATTTTTCCGGCCACATCGGCAGCTTTACCACCATAGTGGAAACCAAAGACGGCCGCCGGGAGATTCCGCATGGGGCGACCATTATTGCCACTGCCGCAGTGGAATACGAACCAGAAGAATATCTCTATGGGCAACATCCGCAGGTCGTCACTCAGCATAAATTTGAGGACATGCTGGTAAATGAGCCGGAGTCCGTTCAGGCCACGGCCAACATCGTCATGATCCAATGCGTGGGTTCCCGGGAGCCGGATTACCCTTATTGCTCCCGGGTCTGCTGCTCATATGCGATAAGGAACGCCATCCAGGTTAAGGAACTCAGTCCCCAGACCAACGTCTATATACTTTATCGGGATATCCGCACCTTTGGCTTCAAGGAGCTCTACTATCAGAAGGCCCGCCAATTGGGGGTGCAGTTTATTCGCTTTGACCGCGATCAGAAACCCGAGGTCCTGGCGGAGGATGAGGGCCTGAAGGTCAAGGTCTTCGACCAGAATCTCAGGGTGCCCATACTCTTGCCGGCGGATTTTGTGGCCCTGTCGGTCGCTATTCGACCCAATCCCTGGGCGGAAGAAGTGGCCCGGGTCTATAAGCTTCCCTTTGACGCCGATCGCTTTTTCATGGAGGCGCATCTTAAGCTCCGGCCGCTCGATTTTGCCAATAGCGGGTTTTTCCTGGCCGGACTGGCCCACGGTCCCAAATTCTCTGAGGAGCGCATCGCTCAGGGCAAAGGCGCGGCGGCGCGGGCCATGGCTATCCTCTCCAAACAGCAGATGTTTGTCAGCGGGGCCGTGGCCCAGGTCGACCCGGAGCACTGTGTCGCCTGCCTGAGCTGTATGCGGGTCTGCCCCTTTAGAGTGCCGCGCTTTGTTCCAGAAGATGGAGTGGTCACCATCGACCCGGCCTCCTGCCAGGGCTGTGGTATCTGTGCCGCCACCTGCCCCCGTAAGGCCATTGAAGTTAAACATAGCCGGGATATTCAATGTCTGGCCAAGATTGCCGCCATTGCCGGGGCTTGA
- a CDS encoding CoB--CoM heterodisulfide reductase iron-sulfur subunit B family protein — translation MKVSYYPGCSLESTARDYAESIQGIARRLDIQLEEIDDWSCCGATAAHSLNEFLSIALPTRNLLLAEAIGQDVVVPCALCFNRLKAAEKVLLGPEAAKFESRYLTHMPHMNHLETGAEPEAAINSKIYQGKVKIWDLLDYFTQEAVLARIQEKLKRPLQGLKTVCYYGCLVARPPRVTDSQNYEDPTNMDRLVELLGAKSYPWSYKTDCCGAGLAVSRPDIIDTLVQRLYERALEADAECFVVSCQMCQANLDMVQSRISHKFGKHYYLPVLYFTELIGLALGHPEVRTWLKRHFVNPFPLLMRKGFLE, via the coding sequence ATGAAGGTTTCTTATTATCCCGGATGTTCCCTGGAAAGCACCGCCCGTGACTATGCCGAATCAATTCAAGGCATAGCCCGCCGGTTGGACATCCAGTTGGAGGAAATCGACGATTGGAGCTGCTGTGGAGCTACTGCGGCACATAGTCTGAATGAGTTTCTATCCATAGCCCTGCCGACCCGTAACCTGCTGTTAGCCGAAGCCATCGGGCAGGATGTAGTAGTCCCCTGCGCCTTGTGTTTTAACCGGTTAAAGGCCGCCGAAAAAGTCCTGCTGGGGCCAGAGGCCGCTAAATTTGAATCGCGTTACCTAACTCATATGCCTCATATGAACCATCTGGAAACCGGTGCAGAGCCGGAAGCGGCGATCAATAGTAAAATCTACCAAGGTAAAGTTAAGATCTGGGATCTACTGGATTATTTTACTCAGGAAGCGGTCCTGGCCCGCATCCAAGAAAAGCTCAAGCGTCCCTTACAGGGTCTGAAGACGGTATGCTACTATGGTTGTTTGGTGGCTCGCCCGCCGCGGGTAACCGATAGCCAAAATTATGAAGATCCCACTAATATGGATCGACTGGTGGAATTGCTGGGGGCAAAGTCTTATCCCTGGTCCTATAAAACCGACTGCTGTGGGGCGGGATTGGCGGTCAGCCGACCAGACATCATCGATACTCTGGTGCAGCGGCTCTATGAGCGGGCCCTGGAGGCCGACGCCGAGTGTTTCGTGGTCTCTTGTCAGATGTGTCAGGCAAATCTGGACATGGTGCAAAGCCGGATTTCTCACAAATTTGGGAAACATTATTACCTGCCGGTCCTTTATTTTACCGAACTGATCGGCCTGGCGCTGGGCCATCCCGAGGTCCGCACCTGGCTGAAACGCCATTTTGTCAATCCCTTCCCCTTGCTGATGCGCAAAGGATTTCTGGAATAG
- a CDS encoding 4Fe-4S dicluster domain-containing protein produces MRELPSEPLCPNPGLGEQLHQERGISVFDCYQCRKCTAGCPLTFAMDFYPHEIIRLTALGQEDLVLESNTIWVCASCQTCTTRCPNDIDIAGVMDYLKEKAISTHRSIPQKEVATFHQVFLDDVRLSGGRLHEALLLRMYTSRSGGAMAKLVNGTFMGDLKMGFELFRKGRLRLKPPQRVRDIEEFMELFKKAKVWG; encoded by the coding sequence ATGCGAGAGCTTCCGAGTGAACCCCTGTGCCCTAATCCAGGGCTAGGGGAGCAGCTACATCAGGAGCGGGGAATCTCGGTTTTTGATTGTTACCAGTGTCGAAAGTGTACAGCGGGCTGTCCACTCACCTTTGCCATGGACTTCTACCCCCACGAAATTATCCGCTTGACCGCCCTGGGTCAGGAGGATTTGGTCCTGGAGTCTAATACTATCTGGGTCTGCGCCTCCTGCCAGACCTGTACCACCCGTTGTCCCAATGATATCGATATTGCCGGGGTGATGGATTATCTTAAAGAAAAAGCCATTTCCACGCATCGGTCTATTCCCCAAAAAGAGGTGGCGACTTTCCACCAGGTTTTCCTGGATGATGTCCGGCTTTCCGGAGGGCGCCTGCATGAGGCGTTATTATTGCGGATGTATACCAGCCGTAGTGGCGGAGCCATGGCCAAACTGGTAAACGGGACCTTCATGGGCGACCTGAAGATGGGCTTCGAGCTTTTCCGCAAAGGCCGACTGCGGTTGAAGCCACCGCAACGGGTGAGAGATATTGAGGAATTCATGGAACTATTTAAAAAAGCCAAGGTCTGGGGGTAA